In Fusarium oxysporum f. sp. lycopersici 4287 chromosome 2, whole genome shotgun sequence, a genomic segment contains:
- a CDS encoding hypothetical protein (At least one base has a quality score < 10) — translation MNITMPGLNNAIVVARAAEGNPRFNYEFLIFMALCCFLAIFFVLYFNRLFASIVSYALRAYTWHHYRVYIDVKAIQISLLGGRVFFTGLRYHGENETFMIQHGYITWRYWLRRVRDADIIGTRRSKLSSGDAVPTSDAKNPELPCRIQVDLTGLEWFVYNRSPAYDGILAGLTQTYDPEARSSGISEKDETTTRSRSHKKEGGSVAGNEKETDVKQEFSERAKSMFRRTTTGFGSGEDDEQTRDDEPELPFMLRLFPVHIRCQKAAAVIGNENTKAILIAKADSLDVEVDASETTTPDPYRQTFKVQFQHPIIEIKENEDFKEDQVTRATRDRDNTQTQEAISKRSFFRHHRRKAVNSLRNLVPYWRRSVESFSTDSRTAMTTATSQVPGANQWQGLTRYLDDRDRDDRARWASVEYAAVTTILDSPEAVLTVFWDAVGKVSDQSRYGGVKTFPFSINGDVPPAWGMNFSIKGGTMNYGPWADRQRADLQRFFFPSLCKDAMPAKPLKPGDWRVATTFQLYIEMDDAVTLRVPIREESKNWRWRGKEPPMRHAKSPTKRKQRNRTKKNSKTDATEIRPAGWLEVKLPANSSVKFNMDMLASPTGYTTKLDVDLPSSELWSSVNHDLLWRSGAQIISCDLSNPLAWNSLRNWHFNIISSKMELFMLRDHIFLLTDLVDDWTAGPPADYLVFVPFKYHLNLTLNSLQLYLNVNEANIIDKATVIEDNTYLILSSPCLIAESCIPAESFRPSKNAISFDVRADQLDMALQVPQWNTQAAFLSSKQLGHIEGLAVDGSYNYNATTSPANTDTLILNFRGQSPYVYLYGFLIRYAILLKDNYFGEFVHFRTLDEYQNQLQTKQKNPDAEAVTQPPPKKSNDMDVVLGVRIEDLKVMLPTNLYSADRYIEGELASISVDLRFTNYFMEVEVEVSPISLTLGCSEGTLDSPGMSSSNTQLFIDGVRLFGHKLFGLPPSEPAYVCNWDVNVGGITGECTSEFLVAVAKGGKSLAFCFDDVENALVPYSSLVFYDITFARAAVESIQVWLHVDEAAFLVSTDAIDVCFNDWARSHYSKRADIIVPNIQISCLNAESAGRQKSRYHHPVETDAHFRTTVRLAVIGRKFKFSEERRIQQKLIQREDQRTHRAEFLLLPEYLDEFVPEVIDPPAQCAPPPPHPAVSLEGERDDVSRRTITSRNSRGLTHKSSFLSLAESSNGSVVLAHSQYRARSRSKQDDFLAVRPSSADNRQSLRARGSFGSHRSANDYVAKDDVAHSSVAFSSQYVSPQFPLHGLRPSTQELPFQSIEEGDDDDGFDTMSIGLDDIDPNGLGEDHPYLSVIVEFPSGMSAFVNPSALRYAASLLDALQPNEPETLLDTFQVDAMTKIFDRQKERETKGQIKDFMVWIPNASFRLLSSTTEDSPGYSQEEQDQYDLSISKVALITRLTNTWEDPFRDETRHSRTSLQLRLGSAEVSASERSPSFQEPQPAVMAQIEDVVVSIGEKDVRFIDADIGSVVGSTASGKIEYLASLIHRTSLIASDLGHIFSETMTKHENRHRLFTYLLLDQGKSTNDPSFLVRPSAVLRSAADHLRTSDSWKLAMRLRQIWTAMDSHCKSQIIQKCFHATPEIPEDAANYVLTVLEKWRGWDMGDLPSAIILTNIFGQLREADMVQGDRLPLLGACRLAELQLVLDPGPKQNKIGFIDLAARIDQQMHEAAVAGEAPGAPFTTLNISCAEAGINLNWELCELAEEVVQLYSKSQSQAQPTPIMPKPKRPAKPDPAAWPPVHVVVEVTKGAIELETINLKARTLSHGLKMSLLHQSSPNASSAMSLMLNCNAITSSIHSNSHSLAMMQLQNPSIFVSHELQNTDNTSSHTIKASAGSRNLTFAVKEDPIGLMEVLDRLLGDEIQTVYGLKNQLASLSKPKPRDAQKKIADRLSSVKFNLAMFLDEYSITIPFLQSLTYKITGTVARAAAAANFGKEIIFDFDIKENYHEMQINVRNKPRSISLLQIPPTNGRITSHMGQTEHQINILSSLEIVQLDASAVYSLLTALNRPQISSAVQELQQQTKIIQDRIAEIFGSDEGEVPKPVPESVKPEHHSLKVVYNVHLTLAGLQVFAKTSLKSEVEPMAQVLFSLNRAHLHASNRHEAHGPILKYPEIHLNLSHIGLDIRRGPEDSMRSCGNLGVGVEVSASSTLSDDGKEDWAFNFTSDDFECNLAPETISTVVDVLGYMGEKIKDLDTSRELDYLRKLRQSKPKITINGDDETEELDIIDSVLASVQYQFELRNIRVRWSVADNVDDESSTKEDLVLSVKLFEFGTRTRRSARLSIENFQIQMVPMGQDLTIRSLHSALLPVVTFNIAYMSTASARRMAFQAVGESLDLRLTSAFIVPAAHLAESITLSLNNVAQASTQWNTAVTNEKKPDEAPKRQPQRSIFGNKRLESLLIDADFAGAVVYIASKRSLDNSAKTLGRPSPAGKYGQFNTDDSGSGTVLRSPGLAWKIEYRDDAQDDPSLYGEIKVDASSNILYPSVVPLVMDMLSSVKQVVKDDEDTEQPSEQAESKPPPNKSGDADNIITADPSAVLGRLKLNLGLRICRQEFSLSCQPIARVAATACFDNIYFTVNTVRSLEQGNFFAISGDFTKLHASVQHVYSRESTASFELDSITLSFMNSKHVSGTSGVSAIINVSPMAVSINAKQAQDFLLFREIWYPSELRSATTAPVAKMSPETSQSGHLVQRYQQVAATAAFPWTATISIAALDVTIDLGQAIGKSAFAIKKFWVSSKKTSDWEQNLCLGFDKIGVDCTGRLSGFVALQDFRLRTSIQWPKREEALNETPMIQASISFNAFRVKAAFDYQAFLVADITSLEFLMYNVRESLAGSGDRLVAIFDGDSVQIFGTTTSAAQGIALWQAVQKLVQERKESFQSSLKEIEKFMKRRSMSTSRSTIHQVEQTPKLKEEDTLSKH, via the exons ACTACACGATCACGAAGCCACAAGAAGGAGGGCGGGTCCGTGGCTGGCAATGAAAAAGAGACGGATGTGAAGCAGGAGTTCAGCGAACGAGCCAAGAGTATGTTCCGACGCACGACCACGGGCTTTGGAAGcggcgaggatgatgaacaGACCAGGGATGATGAACCCGAGCTTCCGTTCATGCTTCGACTGTTCCCTGTGCATATTCGGTGCCAGAAAGCGGCTGCGGTCATAGGCAATGAAAACACGAAAGCCATCCTTATCGCCAAAGCGGATTCGTTAGATGTGGAAGTAGATGCTTCGGAAACAACTACACCTGATCCATATCGACAAACCTTCAAGGTTCAGTTCCAACACCCAATTATCGAAATCAAGGAGAACGAGGACTTCAAGGAGGATCAGGTCACTCGGGCGACCCGAGACCGTGACAATACCCAGACTCAGGAGGCAATATCTAAGCGATCTTTCTTCCGCCACCATCGCCGAAAAGCCGTTAATTCGCTGCGGAATTTAGTTCCGTACTGGCGGCGGTCTGTAGAATCCTTCTCAACAGACTCACGGACTGCCATGACTACTGCTACTTCGCAAGTGCCAGGGGCAAATCAATGGCAAGGACTGACCCGCTATCTCGATGACCGCGACCGAGATGATAGAGCTCGTTGGGCATCCGTAGAGTACGCAGCTGTGACGACGATTCTCGACAGCCCTGAGGCTGTATTAACAGTATTCTGGGATGCTGTTGGAAAGGTATCTGATCAGAGTCGCTATGGAGGCGTAAAGACCTTCCCATTCAGCATCAACGGAGACGTGCCCCCTGCTTGGGGTATGAACTTTTCAATTAAAGGAGGCACAATGAACTATGGCCCCTGGGCAGATCGTCAGAGAGCAGACTTGCAGCGCTTCTTTTTCCCATCACTATGTAAAGATGCCATGCCTGCCAAACCGCTAAAACCAGGGGATTGGAGAGTTGCTACAACGTTCCAACTCTACATCGAAATGGACGACGCAGTCACGCTGCGAGTTCCCATTAGAGAAGAGTCCAAAAATTGGCGCTGGCGTGGCAAAGAACCGCCCATGCGACATGCCAAATCTCCCACCAAACGAAAGCAGAGGAACCggaccaagaagaacagcaaAACAGACGCAACGGAAATTCGGCCTGCAGGATGGTTGGAGGTGAAGCTCCCCGCGAATTCCTCAGTTAAGTTCAACATGGATATGCTGGCTAGTCCAACAGGCTATACCACAAAACTCGATGTTGACTTGCCAAGTTCTGAGCTATGGAGCAGTGTAAACCATGATCTCTTGTGGCGATCTGGTGCTCAAATAATATCCTGTGACCTCTCAAACCCGCTAGCCTGGAATTCGCTCAGGAACTGGCACTTTAACATAATCAGCTCGAAGATGGAGCTTTTCATGCTGAGGGACCATATCTTCCTACTTACAGATCTGGTTGACGACTGGACAGCTGGCCCGCCTGCTGACTATCTTGTTTTCGTGCCCTTCAAATATCATCTCAATCTTACCTTGAACTCATTGCAGCTCTATCTCAACGTCAACGAAGCCAACATCATCGACAAAGCAACGGTCATTGAAGACAACACTTATCTTATACTTTCGAGCCCTTGCTTGATTGCTGAGTCTTGCATCCCGGCCGAATCCTTCCGGCCAAGCAAGAATGCCATCTCCTTTGATGTTCGTGCTGACCAGTTGGACATGGCGCTTCAAGTTCCTCAATGGAACACACAGGCCGCGTTCCTTTCTTCGAAGCAACTGGGCCATATTGAAGGCCTTGCGGTAGATGGAAGTTACAACTACAATGCCACGACATCGCCAGCAAACACGGACACACTTATTCTCAATTTCCGCGGTCAGTCACCTTATGTGTACTTGTATGGGTTTCTGATCCGATACGCCATACTCTTGAAAGATAACTACTTTGGAGAATTTGTTCACTTCCGAACGCTAGACGAATATCAGAATCAGCTTCAGACGAAGCAAAAGAATCCTGACGCGGAAGCTGTAACACAACCTCCTCCCAAAAAGTCCAACGACATGGATGTCGTTCTAGGTGTCAGAATTGAGGACCTCAAGGTCATGCTACCAACGAACCTCTATTCTGCTGACCGCTACATAGAGGGCGAGCTGGCTAGCATCTCTGTCGATTTGCGCTTCACCAATTATTTCATGGAagtcgaggtcgaggttAGTCCTATCAGTCTTACGCTAGGATGTAGCGAAGGCACTCTGGACTCCCCTGGCATGTCATCGTCCAATACCCAACTCTTCATCGATGGCGTTCGACTATTCGGACACAAGCTCTTTGGACTGCCGCCGTCGGAACCAGCATACGTCTGTAACTGGGATGTCAATGTCGGCGGGATTACCGGAGAGTGTACATCTGAATTCCTGGTTGCAGTAGCAAAGGGTGGCAAGTCCCTTGCCTTTTGCTTCGATGATGTGGAGAACGCCCTTGTGCCATACTCATCACTTGTCTTTTATGATATAACATTTGCTCGAGCTGCCGTGGAGTCTATTCAAGTTTGGTTGCATGTCGATGAAGCTGCTTTCTTGGTGTCGACTGATGCTATCGATGTATGCTTCAACGACTGGGCCAGATCTCATTATTCTAAGCGTGCAGATATTATCGTGCCAAACATTCAGATCTCATGTCTCAATGCAGAGTCAGCGGGAAGACAAAAATCTAGATACCACCATCCTGTGGAAACAGATGCCCACTTCCGAACGACCGTTCGCCTTGCTGTCATTGGACGCAAATTCAAATTCAGCGAAGAAAGAAGGATCCAGCAGAAGTTGATTCAGAGAGAGGACCAGCGCACACATCGAGCTGAATTTCTCCTCTTGCCAGAATATCTGGACGAATTTGTCCCAGAGGTGATTGACCCTCCAGCTCAATGTGCACCTCCCCCTCCTCATCCAGCTGTGTCCCTCGAGGGTGAGAGGGATGATGTTTCGCGAAGGACCATAACCTCACGGAATTCCCGAGGGTTGACTCACAAGTCCTCATTCCTCTCTCTCGCCGAATCTAGCAATGGAAGCGTTGTGCTTGCACATAGTCAATACAGAGCTCGGTCCAGATCTAAACAGGATGATTTTCTGGCGGTTAGGCCTTCATCAGCAGACAACCGACAATCCCTAAGAGCTAGAGGCTCGTTTGGCTCACATCGCTCAGCCAACGACTATGTCGCgaaagacgatgttgcaCACTCTTCAGTCGCCTTCTCAAGCCAATATGTTTCGCCTCAATTTCCGTTGCATGGCCTACGACCAAGCACGCAGGAATTGCCTTTCCAGAGCATCGAGGAaggcgatgacgacgacggATTTGACACGATGAGCATAGGATTGGATGACATCGACCCCAACGGTCTGGGTGAGGATCACCCTTATCTCAGTGTAATTGTCGAATTTCCATCTGGCATGTCAGCTTTCGTTAATCCATCGGCCTTGCGTTATGCTGCATCTCTTCTTGATGCTCTGCAGCCAAACGAACCAGAAACCTTATTGGATACCTTTCAAGTTGATGCCATGACCAAGATCTTTGATCGGCAGAAGGAACGAGAAACGAAAGGCCAGATCAAGGACTTTATGGTCTGGATACCGAACGCTTCATTTAGGCTTCTCAGTTCGACTACAGAGGATTCCCCCGGCTATTCACAGGAAGAGCAAGATCAATACGACCTCTCAATCTCGAAGGTGGCTTTGATTACGCGATTGACGAACACCTGGGAAGACCCCTTCAGGGATGAGACGCGGCATTCGAGAACATCGCTTCAACTGCGCTTGGGATCTGCAGAGGTATCTGCATCTGAACGTAGCCCATCCTTCCAAGAACCCCAGCCTGCAGTCATGGCACAAATCGAGGATGTAGTTGTGTCTATAGGCGAAAAAGATGTTCGCTTCATTGACGCAGATATTGGGTCAGTGGTTGGAAGTACTGCCTCGGGCAAGATCGAATACCTAGCCTCCCTTATTCACCGCACTTCACTTATTGCTTCCGATCTTGGACACATTTTCTCTGAAACGATGACGAAACACGAAAACCGGCACAGGCTTTTCACGTAtctgcttcttgaccagGGCAAATCAACCAACGATCCCTCTTTTCTGGTTCGACCTTCTGCGGTACTGCGATCTGCAGCTGATCATCTTCGTACGTCTGACTCTTGGAAACTCGCGATGCGACTTCGTCAGATCTGGACTGCCATGGACTCCCATTGTAAATCTCAAATAATCCAGAAATGCTTCCACGCCACTCCCGAAATACCAGAAGATGCTGCAAATTATGTACTGACTGTGTTGGAGAAATGGCGTGGCTGGGACATGGGGGACTTGCCAAGTGCCATTATCCTTACCAATATTTTTGGACAACTCAGGGAGGCAGACATGGTTCAAGGTGACCGACTTCCTCTTCTCGGTGCTTGTAGGCTTGCTGAGCTTCAGCTCGTACTCGATCCCGGGCCAAAGCAGAACAAGATCGGTTTCATTGATCTGGCTGCGAGAATTGATCAGCAAATGCATGAAGCTGCAGTTGCCGGCGAAGCCCCTGGAGCTCCTTTCACGACTTTGAACATATCTTGTGCCGAAGCAGGCATCAACTTGAACTGGGAACTTTGCGAATTAGCTGAAGAAGTGGTACAACTATACAGCAAGAGCCAGAGTCAGGCCCAGCCAACACCAATTATGCCGAAACCCAAGCGCCCAGCCAAACCCGATCCTGCTGCTTGGCCTCCTGTCCATGTAGTGGTGGAGGTGACAAAAGGCGCAATTGAATTAGAGACTATTAATCTCAAGGCCAGGACGTTGAGCCATGGATTAAAAATGTCTTTGCTCCATCAGTCCAGCCCCAATGCCTCTAGTGCCATGAGTCTGATGCTCAATTGCAACGCCATCACTTCATCAATTCATAGCAACTCACATTCCCTGGCCATGATGCAGCTGCAGAATCCAAGCATCTTTGTGTCCCATGAACTTCAAAATACCGACAACACGTCAAGCCACACAATCAAAGCCAGCGCTGGAAGTCGAAACTTGACATTTGCAGTCAAGGAAGACCCGATTGGACTTATGGAGGTACTTGATCGTCTTTTAGGAGATGAGATACAGACAGTGTATGGCCTGAAGAACCAGCTTGCTAGCTTGTCGAAGCCTAAGCCAAGGGACGCACAGAAGAAGATCGCGGATCGCCTTTCAAGCGTCAAGTTCAATCTTGCTATGTTTTTGGACGAGTACAGCATTACTATTCCCTTTCTCCAGTCTCTCACCTATAAGATCACGGGAACTGTAGCACgagcggcagcggcagcaaATTTCGGAAAGGAGATTATTTTCGACTTTGATATCAAGGAGAACTATCATGAGATGCAGATCAATGTCAGAAACAAACCTCGCAGTATTTCACTCCTCCAGATCCCCCCAACCAATGGTCGTATCACGAGCCATATGGGCCAGACAGAACATCAAATCAATATCCTCTCATCTCTGGAGATAGTTCAACTGGATGCCTCTGCTGTTTACAGTCTTCTGACAGCCCTGAACAGACCTCAAATATCGAGTGCTGTCCAAGAATTACAGCAGCAAACCAAGATTATCCAGGATCGCATTGCCGAGATCTTTGGCTCCGATGAGGGCGAGGTTCCTAAACCGGTACCCGAGTCTGTTAAGCCAGAGCATCATAGCCTTAAGGTCGTATATAATGTCCACCTGACTCTGGCTGGCCTTCAGGTTTTTGCCAAGACCTCCCTAAAATCAGAGGTTGAGCCAATGGCTCAAGTACTGTTTTCGTTAAACAGAGCCCATTTGCATGCGTCAAATCGGCATGAAGCACACGGCCCTATTCTCAAATATCCAGAGATCCATCTCAATTTGAGTCACATCGGCCTTGACATCCGCAGAGGCCCCGAAGACTCCATGAGATCTTGTGGAAatcttggcgttggtgtAGAAGTTTCCGCTAGCTCAACCCTGAGCGATGATGGCAAAGAGGACTGGGCGTTTAACTTCACAAGTGACGATTTTGAGTGTAATCTAGCCCCGGAAACCATTTCGACCGTCGTCGACGTCCTTGGTTACATGggtgagaagatcaaggatcttgataCTTCTCGGGAATTGGATTACCTGAGGAAACTGAGACAGTCAAAGCCCAAGATCACTATTAATGGGGACGATGAGACAGAAGAGCTCGATATCATCGACTCAGTTCTTGCATCAGTGCAATACCAGTTCGAACTCAGAAATATTCGTGTCCGGTGGAGCGTTGCGGATAATGTTGATGACGAGTCAAGTACCAAGGAGGATCTTGTCTTGTCAGTCAAACTATTCGAATTCGGTACAAGAACCAGGCGATCAGCACGTCTCTCGATTGAGAACTTCCAGATCCAGATGGTGCCCATGGGCCAAGACCTGACTATTCGATCACTTCACTCAGCATTACTACCTGTAGTGaccttcaacatcgcctACATGTCGACTGCGTCTGCACGACGGATGGCGTTCCAGGCTGTTGGCGAATCTCTCGATCTCCGGCTGACATCCGCCTTCATTGTTCCGGCTGCCCACTTGGCCGAATCGATTACGCTCTCGTTGAACAATGTCGCACAAGCGTCAACACAGTGGAACACTGCAGTCACaaatgagaagaagccagacGAAGCACCCAAGCGGCAGCCACAACGTAGCATCTTCGGCAATAAGAGGTTAGAAAGCCTTCTCATTGACGCAGATTTCGCCGGTGCGGTCGTCTACATCGCCAGTAAAAGATCGTTGGACAATTCAGCCAAGACTCTAGGACGCCCTTCACCCGCAGGAAAATACGGCCAATTTAATACAGACGATTCTGGCAGTGGAACAGTCCTGCGCAGTCCTGGTTTGGCCTGGAAGATTGAGTACCGCGACGACGCTCAAGACGATCCGTCTCTGTATGGAGAGATCAAGGTTGACGCCTCGAGCAACATTCTGTACCCTTCGGTTGTGCCACTAGTTATGGACATGTTGTCAAGCGTGAAGCAGGTTGTcaaggatgacgaggacaCTGAACAGCCCAGCGAACAAGCAGAGTCCAAACCGCCCCCTAACAAGTCTGGAGACGCTGATAATATCATCACTGCGGACCCAAGTGCTGTTCTGGGTCGCCTCAAGCTTAACCTGGGCCTGAGAATTTGCCGACAAGAATTCTCTCTGAGCTGTCAACCCATAGCTCGTGTTGCCGCCACAGCTTGCTTCGACAATATTTACTTTACAGTCAACACAGTCAGGTCTCTTGAGCAGGGAAACTTCTTTGCCATTTCAGGAGACTTTACGAAACTGCATGCTTCGGTGCAACATGTGTACTCACGCGAATCAACCGCAAGTTTCGAGCTTGATTCCATTACACTATCGTTCATGAACAGTAAGCATGTAAGCGGAACCAGCGGAGTATCTGCCATCATCAACGTGAGTCCCATGGCTGTGTCTATCAACGCCAAACAAGCACAGGATTTCTTGCTGTTCCGTGAGATCTGGTACCCGAGCGAGTTACGCTCTGCCACTACAGCACCTGTAGCTAAGATGAGCCCCGAGACATCCCAGAGTGGACATCTTGTGCAACGATATCAGCAGGTCGCAGCAACCGCTGCATTCCCCTGGACTGCAACCATTTCGATTGCAGCCTTAGATGTCACCATTGATCTTGGGCAGGCCATAGGTAAATCTGCCTTTGCAATCAAAAAGTTCTGGGTATCGTCCAAGAAAACGTCCGATTGGGAACAAAACCTATGTCTCGGGTTTGACAAGATTGGAGTTGACTGTACTGGACGTTTGAGCGGCTTTGTAGCTCTTCAAGATTTCCGCTTGCGCACTTCCATTCAATGGCCAaaacgagaagaagctctgAACGAGACGCCCATGATTCAAGCTTCTATAAGCTTCAACGCATTCCGAGTTAAAGCGGCCTTTGATTACCAAGCTTTCTTGGTTGCTGACATTACATCGCTCGAGTTCCTCATGTACAATGTCCGTGAGAGCCTGGCCGGAAGTGGAGATAGATTGGTCGCGATTTTTGATGGTGACTCTGTTCAAATCTTTGGAACAACAACTTCGGCGGCTCAGGGCATTGCACTGTGGCAGGCCGTTCAGAAACTTGTCcaagaaaggaaagagaGCTTCCAGAGCTCGctgaaggagattgagaagttTATGAAGAGGAGATCAATGTCGACGTCTCGAAGCACGATCCATCAAGTCGAACAAACACCGAAGCTAAAGGAGGAGGACACACTTTCAAA GCACTAA